In a genomic window of Polycladomyces abyssicola:
- a CDS encoding ROK family protein — MKGLCVGIDLGGTKIAGALVDQDGSILRRIRLETRVEQGPQAVIDRLVEAIVQLTDGVRSSVEGVGVAAPGPLDSRSGVVFSPPNLPGWVDVPLRQVLEDRLGVPVKLENDANAAAWGEYWFGAGQRKGSMIYLTVSTGVGSGLVLDGRLFRGENTFAGEIGHTIVDPEGPPCGCGRQGCLESLVSGTAIAKFGQTTDPSSLIHSLAAKDGGVIRAEHVFEAYRMGDAHAEKIVRQTVRYLAIGLSNLIHIFNPGKIVVGGGVSRAGDVLFPLLQEQLDSYLMAPFRGTCEAVPAALGEDAGVLGAAALWTDRRQQVGTGDSS, encoded by the coding sequence ATGAAAGGTTTATGTGTGGGGATTGATTTGGGTGGCACCAAAATTGCCGGGGCATTGGTGGATCAAGACGGTTCCATATTGCGCCGCATCCGGTTGGAGACACGGGTGGAACAAGGCCCGCAAGCGGTGATCGACAGACTGGTCGAGGCAATTGTCCAGTTGACCGACGGTGTGCGCTCCTCCGTAGAAGGAGTCGGAGTGGCTGCGCCCGGTCCACTGGATTCCCGTTCAGGTGTCGTGTTTTCTCCCCCCAATCTGCCCGGATGGGTGGATGTTCCATTGCGTCAGGTGCTGGAGGATCGTTTGGGCGTACCTGTGAAGCTGGAGAATGACGCCAACGCCGCGGCGTGGGGAGAGTATTGGTTCGGGGCCGGTCAAAGGAAGGGCTCGATGATTTACTTGACCGTGAGCACGGGCGTGGGCAGCGGTTTGGTATTGGACGGCCGGCTGTTTCGCGGCGAAAATACGTTTGCCGGAGAGATTGGTCATACGATTGTCGATCCGGAAGGTCCGCCTTGTGGGTGTGGTAGACAAGGGTGTCTGGAGTCGCTGGTGTCGGGTACGGCCATTGCAAAATTTGGTCAAACGACGGATCCGTCGTCGTTGATTCATTCACTGGCCGCGAAAGATGGTGGGGTGATCCGCGCGGAACACGTGTTTGAAGCGTATCGGATGGGAGATGCCCACGCCGAAAAAATCGTTCGTCAAACGGTACGTTACTTGGCAATCGGACTGTCTAACCTGATCCACATTTTCAATCCGGGGAAAATAGTCGTGGGCGGCGGTGTCAGTCGTGCAGGTGATGTGCTGTTTCCCTTGTTGCAGGAGCAGTTGGACAGTTATTTGATGGCACCGTTCCGAGGAACGTGCGAAGCGGTGCCAGCTGCATTGGGAGAGGATGCCGGCGTATTGGGTGCTGCGGCACTTTGGACGGATCGCAGGCAGCAAGTCGGCACAGGGGACTCGTCATAA
- a CDS encoding LrgB family protein, translating to MTDWTTAAGLLGTVALYAVCKWGYRRKPIIWLSPVVVTPLILIVWLKGWGIPYAQYHQGTKWLTDLLQPATVAFAVPMYRYLPILKKHGRVIITSVGVGTFAAIISTLYLSVVVRIDRMITLSLIPRSVTTPIAMEAAKIVGGVPSLTAAFVIVTGVIGYVSAPYLIRLLHIRNPIAQGVMIGTAAHGIGTSKAFELDEQVGTVSSLSMIVAGLVTVAILQIGKGWFF from the coding sequence GTGACCGATTGGACAACGGCCGCCGGCCTGTTGGGTACTGTTGCCCTTTATGCCGTTTGCAAATGGGGGTATCGCCGCAAGCCGATCATCTGGCTGTCACCGGTGGTGGTGACACCGCTCATCCTGATCGTATGGCTGAAAGGGTGGGGAATCCCCTACGCACAATACCATCAGGGGACGAAATGGCTGACCGACCTGTTACAACCGGCCACCGTCGCCTTCGCCGTCCCCATGTACCGATATCTCCCGATTTTGAAAAAGCACGGACGGGTGATCATTACCAGTGTGGGGGTCGGAACGTTTGCCGCCATCATTTCCACCCTGTACCTGTCCGTTGTAGTCAGGATCGACCGGATGATCACCCTGAGCCTGATCCCCCGGTCCGTCACCACCCCCATTGCGATGGAAGCGGCTAAGATCGTGGGAGGCGTACCCTCTCTCACTGCGGCATTCGTCATCGTCACAGGCGTCATCGGCTATGTCAGTGCCCCATATCTCATCCGCTTGCTGCACATCCGAAACCCGATCGCACAAGGCGTGATGATCGGTACAGCCGCACACGGCATCGGTACATCCAAGGCGTTTGAGCTGGATGAGCAAGTAGGCACCGTCTCCAGCCTGTCGATGATCGTAGCCGGTTTGGTGACGGTGGCCATACTGCAGATAGGAAAAGGGTGGTTTTTTTGA
- a CDS encoding CidA/LrgA family protein — protein sequence MKVIRIAAQVLLIHSFFLMGAGFIQLSGLPIPGNLAGLGFLFTALCLGWIKVSWVEEGARWLFAELLLFFIPSAVGIVQYPQVISIHGWPVWLTIAVGTVFVMACTGLLADRLNRRNREVTES from the coding sequence GTGAAAGTAATTCGCATTGCGGCACAAGTCTTGTTGATACATTCATTTTTTCTGATGGGAGCAGGATTCATCCAATTATCAGGGCTGCCGATCCCCGGCAATTTGGCCGGATTGGGCTTCCTGTTTACAGCACTTTGTTTGGGGTGGATCAAAGTGTCATGGGTGGAGGAGGGCGCCCGTTGGCTGTTTGCGGAACTACTTCTTTTCTTTATCCCTTCCGCCGTTGGAATCGTGCAATATCCACAGGTGATCAGCATCCACGGCTGGCCTGTCTGGCTCACGATTGCGGTCGGCACCGTTTTCGTTATGGCTTGCACCGGCTTGCTGGCCGACCGGCTAAACCGGCGAAACCGGGAGGTGACAGAATCGTGA
- a CDS encoding sigma-54 interaction domain-containing protein, whose protein sequence is MTHGAMSEKMMHEVLRCIDEGIHVVGLDGITLFYNPVAARLDGMDVEEVIGMHVLDTFPSLTRKTSTLLKVIDTGQPIYNQQQTYHNRYGKRIVTINTTLPLRVNGHLVGAVEVSKDITRIKELSETVIELQTQIREPSRRRASKIRQRYRFEQILTQDERMMREISRAKKAAATDSPVLVVGETGTGKELMVQSIHHASPRGKHPLIAQNCAAIPSALLEGILFGTAKGAFTGAEDRPGLFELADGGTIFLDEIHVMPLDLQAKLLRVLEEGVVRRVGDTRVRPVDVRILAATNEDPLESIKEGRLRKDLYYRVHVVRITLPPLRERREDLPLLTDHFIRKYNDRLGTDVIGVAPEVERLFARYDWPGNVRELEHTIEGAMNVLEGKVIGLEHLPPHMLEGADDTPLVDDVQWESGQSLREVLAQVEERLIRRAVADCRGNMVQAAKRLGIPRQTLQYKVKKLGIERP, encoded by the coding sequence ATGACGCATGGGGCGATGTCGGAAAAGATGATGCACGAGGTGTTGCGTTGTATCGATGAAGGTATTCATGTGGTGGGACTGGACGGGATTACGCTGTTTTACAACCCCGTAGCCGCCCGGTTGGACGGAATGGATGTCGAGGAAGTGATCGGCATGCACGTACTGGACACTTTCCCTTCGTTGACGCGAAAAACGAGTACTCTGTTGAAAGTGATCGATACCGGCCAACCGATCTACAATCAGCAACAAACGTACCACAATCGCTACGGGAAGCGGATCGTGACGATCAACACGACATTGCCGTTGCGCGTCAACGGGCATCTGGTTGGCGCGGTCGAGGTATCGAAAGACATCACGCGCATCAAAGAACTGTCTGAAACCGTCATCGAATTGCAAACGCAAATCCGCGAACCCAGCCGTCGTCGAGCGTCCAAGATACGTCAGCGATACCGGTTTGAGCAGATTTTGACGCAAGATGAGCGGATGATGCGGGAAATCTCGCGTGCGAAAAAAGCGGCGGCGACTGATTCTCCCGTTTTGGTCGTGGGTGAGACCGGTACCGGAAAAGAGTTGATGGTCCAGTCCATCCATCATGCGTCCCCAAGGGGAAAACATCCCTTGATCGCACAAAACTGTGCAGCGATTCCATCCGCTTTGTTGGAAGGGATTTTGTTCGGCACGGCGAAGGGAGCGTTTACCGGTGCGGAAGATCGTCCGGGATTGTTTGAGTTGGCTGACGGCGGAACGATATTTTTGGATGAGATTCATGTGATGCCGTTGGATTTGCAGGCCAAGTTGCTTCGGGTGCTGGAAGAAGGTGTTGTGCGGCGAGTGGGAGATACCCGCGTGCGTCCGGTGGATGTGCGTATATTGGCGGCAACCAATGAAGATCCGCTGGAAAGCATCAAGGAAGGGCGTCTGCGCAAAGACCTGTATTATCGGGTACATGTGGTGCGTATTACCCTGCCGCCGCTGCGCGAACGGCGGGAGGATCTCCCGTTGTTGACCGATCATTTTATTCGCAAGTACAACGATCGGTTGGGTACCGACGTGATCGGAGTTGCACCGGAGGTGGAACGCCTTTTTGCCCGATATGATTGGCCGGGTAACGTACGGGAGCTGGAGCACACGATTGAAGGTGCAATGAACGTGCTGGAGGGGAAGGTGATCGGTTTGGAACACCTTCCGCCGCATATGCTGGAGGGGGCGGATGACACCCCGCTCGTTGACGATGTGCAGTGGGAGTCGGGACAGTCTTTGCGTGAGGTACTGGCACAGGTGGAAGAGCGGTTGATTCGCCGAGCCGTGGCGGATTGTCGGGGAAATATGGTGCAAGCGGCCAAAAGGCTGGGGATTCCGCGTCAGACGTTGCAGTACAAGGTAAAAAAGCTGGGGATTGAACGGCCATAA
- a CDS encoding L-erythro-3,5-diaminohexanoate dehydrogenase, with the protein MTQSVVRKGHPLGLHRVLEPSGVLPQPAWRLDSRPVCYDNELLIDVLRLNIDSASFSQLKEEAGGDPEAVKRRIAEIVRERGKMHNPVTGSGGMLIGRVVEVGPRFPDQHLQVGDKIATLVSLTLTPLHLKSIEDVEMKTGQVEVTGKAVLFASGPFARLPEDLSERVVLAALDVCGAPAQTARLVKPGQTVIVMGAGGKSGLLCLYQAKKQVGPKGRVIALEYGQQACDDIAALGLPDELIRVDATDPVAVLTEVEQVTDGGLADVTINCVNVPGTELPAILATKDGGTVCFFSMAVRFTSAALGAEGVGKDVQMMIGNGYARGHAALTLEILRECEGLRKLYVSRYAGSAHRV; encoded by the coding sequence TTGACGCAATCTGTTGTTCGAAAAGGACATCCGTTGGGTTTGCACCGGGTACTGGAGCCTTCAGGAGTGTTGCCCCAGCCGGCATGGCGGTTGGATTCCCGTCCGGTATGTTATGACAATGAGCTGTTGATCGACGTGCTCCGGTTGAATATCGACTCCGCTTCTTTTTCTCAGTTGAAGGAGGAAGCTGGCGGCGATCCGGAAGCGGTAAAGCGCCGCATTGCGGAGATTGTTCGCGAGCGGGGGAAGATGCACAACCCGGTCACGGGTTCCGGAGGGATGCTGATCGGACGAGTGGTTGAAGTCGGACCCCGTTTTCCCGATCAACATCTGCAGGTGGGGGACAAAATCGCAACTTTGGTGTCGTTGACGCTGACGCCTTTGCATTTGAAATCGATTGAAGACGTGGAGATGAAAACAGGGCAGGTAGAAGTGACGGGGAAAGCAGTACTGTTTGCCAGCGGGCCGTTTGCTCGTCTGCCGGAGGATCTCTCGGAGCGCGTGGTACTGGCCGCGCTGGATGTTTGCGGGGCGCCGGCACAAACCGCCCGTCTCGTGAAACCGGGGCAAACCGTGATCGTAATGGGGGCCGGAGGGAAATCCGGATTGCTGTGTCTGTATCAGGCGAAAAAACAGGTAGGCCCCAAGGGGCGGGTGATCGCGCTGGAATACGGCCAACAGGCTTGTGACGACATCGCTGCACTGGGATTGCCCGATGAGCTCATCCGGGTGGACGCTACCGATCCTGTCGCTGTTCTGACAGAAGTGGAACAGGTGACAGATGGGGGGCTGGCTGATGTTACCATCAACTGCGTCAACGTACCCGGCACTGAGCTGCCCGCCATTTTGGCGACGAAGGATGGGGGAACGGTCTGCTTTTTCAGCATGGCGGTCCGGTTTACCTCAGCAGCACTGGGAGCTGAAGGGGTCGGTAAGGATGTGCAGATGATGATCGGCAACGGATACGCCCGAGGACATGCAGCGCTGACGCTGGAGATCTTGCGGGAATGTGAGGGATTGCGGAAGTTGTATGTTTCCCGTTACGCAGGCTCAGCACATCGGGTATGA
- a CDS encoding carbohydrate ABC transporter permease, with translation MKGKRAGYWLVLPYVVFLLVFMAYPVLFSVWLTFHDWNIVSPDIPFVGLENYERLLNDDLFFKALWNTLRFILINIPLQIGLALILAVALNQPLKGRGFFRGAYFLPVVTSGVVISFLWAWMLSTDDGLINGLLQKAGLHPVPWLTSETWAIPSIAWVAAWKNLGYYVVIFLAGLQSIPKQLYEAARIDGATPLQCFFRITIPMLNPAMLLVVILSTINGFQLFTEPYIMTGGGPANSSLSVVMYIYKNAFQSLDMGYAATIGLVLALIILSVSMIQKRLLEKDVTY, from the coding sequence GTGAAAGGAAAGAGGGCCGGTTACTGGTTAGTCCTCCCGTATGTGGTCTTTTTGCTCGTGTTTATGGCTTACCCCGTCCTATTTTCCGTGTGGCTGACCTTTCACGATTGGAATATCGTGTCTCCGGACATACCCTTCGTCGGTTTGGAGAACTATGAGCGGCTGTTGAACGATGACTTGTTTTTCAAAGCGTTGTGGAACACGTTGCGCTTCATTCTCATCAATATTCCGCTACAGATCGGGTTGGCGTTAATCTTGGCGGTAGCGCTGAATCAACCGTTGAAAGGAAGAGGTTTCTTCCGAGGTGCCTATTTCCTGCCGGTCGTCACCTCCGGGGTAGTTATTTCGTTTTTGTGGGCCTGGATGTTGTCCACCGATGATGGTTTGATCAACGGGCTGTTGCAAAAAGCGGGTCTTCACCCGGTCCCCTGGCTCACCAGTGAAACATGGGCGATACCGTCGATAGCCTGGGTGGCCGCATGGAAAAACCTCGGATACTACGTCGTTATCTTTTTGGCCGGATTGCAGAGCATACCGAAACAATTGTACGAAGCAGCGCGGATCGACGGAGCCACACCGTTGCAATGTTTTTTCCGGATCACGATTCCCATGTTGAACCCGGCCATGTTGTTGGTAGTGATTTTGTCGACGATCAACGGGTTCCAATTGTTCACCGAACCGTACATTATGACGGGTGGAGGACCGGCTAACAGTTCGTTGTCCGTCGTGATGTACATATACAAAAACGCTTTTCAAAGTCTGGATATGGGGTATGCGGCCACAATCGGATTGGTGCTGGCTCTCATCATCCTGAGCGTGTCGATGATTCAAAAGCGTTTGTTGGAAAAAGACGTAACGTATTGA
- a CDS encoding ROK family transcriptional regulator, which translates to MRGDHRLVKQVNQTQILDYIRKNGPVSIAQIAERTQLTFPAVSNIVKELLHSSILSVRGVGKSSGGRKPLLYKLNSEALYVIGVDLSVDDIKAALFNFETQIVAQARRDAPASGEPEDYVQSVADLIESLVKQAGIVYDKVLGVGVSAPGPINEETGEVIHPPNLPRWGVFPLRQRLEEKLRVPVKLEKDANVSALGEKWFGAGQDVNHLIYILVGEGIGGGILIGGQLYRGNRFGAGEIGHGTIDLDGPRCNCGNYGCLEAMASGLAMVRRIGEELRREADSSFYPQDEPLTLSLVLEALQQGDPLTQRVVEETSRILGIGISGIVNAFQPQKVIIGGKIPRAYPKMVEIAADIAKRRVISVFRDHVAIVPSALGGKSAMTGAAALVLEEIFTFQFT; encoded by the coding sequence TTGAGGGGAGACCATCGTCTGGTCAAACAAGTGAATCAGACACAAATCCTCGATTATATCCGCAAGAACGGACCGGTCTCGATTGCGCAAATCGCAGAGCGAACTCAGCTGACGTTCCCTGCAGTCTCCAACATAGTGAAGGAATTGCTACATTCCTCCATTCTTTCCGTTCGTGGTGTGGGGAAATCCAGCGGCGGACGGAAACCGTTGTTGTACAAGCTGAACTCAGAGGCGCTCTATGTCATCGGTGTGGATTTGTCGGTGGATGATATTAAAGCAGCGTTGTTCAACTTTGAGACGCAAATTGTCGCTCAGGCGCGTAGGGATGCGCCTGCAAGCGGAGAACCGGAAGACTATGTGCAATCCGTGGCCGATCTGATTGAATCACTGGTCAAACAAGCGGGGATTGTGTATGACAAAGTCCTCGGTGTGGGGGTATCCGCACCGGGGCCCATCAATGAGGAGACGGGTGAAGTGATTCATCCTCCCAACCTTCCACGGTGGGGCGTGTTTCCTCTCCGACAACGATTGGAAGAGAAACTGCGTGTGCCTGTCAAGCTGGAAAAAGACGCGAATGTGTCGGCGTTGGGGGAAAAGTGGTTCGGCGCTGGACAAGATGTCAATCATTTGATCTACATTTTGGTGGGCGAAGGGATCGGGGGAGGCATACTCATCGGGGGGCAGTTGTACAGGGGGAATCGGTTCGGTGCGGGCGAGATCGGCCATGGCACCATTGATCTGGACGGACCACGTTGTAACTGCGGCAACTATGGTTGCCTGGAAGCAATGGCATCCGGGCTGGCGATGGTCCGCCGGATCGGTGAAGAACTGCGACGGGAGGCGGATTCGTCCTTTTATCCTCAAGACGAACCATTGACACTTTCACTCGTTTTGGAAGCGCTTCAACAAGGAGATCCATTGACTCAGCGTGTGGTGGAGGAGACTTCCCGCATTTTGGGCATTGGGATCAGCGGGATCGTGAACGCTTTTCAACCCCAAAAAGTGATCATCGGCGGAAAAATCCCCCGAGCGTATCCCAAGATGGTGGAGATTGCCGCTGACATCGCTAAACGGCGTGTCATATCCGTTTTCCGGGACCACGTGGCGATCGTGCCTTCCGCCCTTGGTGGGAAGTCGGCGATGACGGGCGCGGCGGCATTGGTGCTGGAAGAGATTTTTACGTTCCAGTTCACATAG
- a CDS encoding carbohydrate ABC transporter permease: MGRKIGDMIKKGCLYTVLVAGAVMFVFPFYWMVLASLKTPEEVFRLDLIPSRVTLDSYRYMFERIPVWKGLYNSFVFAGSVTLITLIFTSMAGYALARLKFRGRDMLFSIMLLTMMIPFQLLMIPLYIIVVKLHWMNSFAGLILPVSVNALGVFIFRQFFLTVPQELIDAARIDGAGEWRILFQIMMPISKPAVVTVAILTFMGPWNDLLWPLLVMRDQQLMPLAQMATLFGLEGQGGQWGSIMAVNTMLALPVIALYLFFQRYFIESVGSSGMKG, encoded by the coding sequence ATGGGCCGAAAAATCGGCGATATGATCAAAAAAGGATGCTTATATACCGTGTTGGTGGCCGGAGCGGTGATGTTTGTTTTCCCGTTTTATTGGATGGTGTTGGCGTCATTGAAAACACCGGAAGAAGTGTTCCGTCTCGATTTGATTCCTTCCCGCGTCACGCTGGACAGTTACCGCTACATGTTCGAGCGGATCCCAGTTTGGAAAGGGTTGTACAACAGTTTCGTATTTGCAGGGAGCGTAACGCTGATCACATTGATTTTCACCTCGATGGCCGGCTATGCCTTGGCGCGTCTGAAGTTTCGGGGAAGGGATATGCTGTTTTCCATCATGTTGTTAACAATGATGATTCCGTTTCAACTGCTCATGATCCCGCTGTACATTATCGTGGTGAAACTGCATTGGATGAATTCATTTGCCGGTCTGATCCTGCCCGTTTCCGTGAACGCATTGGGGGTTTTTATCTTTCGTCAATTTTTCCTCACCGTCCCTCAAGAGCTGATTGACGCTGCCCGGATCGATGGGGCGGGTGAGTGGCGCATTCTGTTCCAGATCATGATGCCCATATCCAAACCGGCCGTGGTCACCGTTGCCATTCTCACATTTATGGGGCCTTGGAACGACCTGCTCTGGCCGCTTTTGGTCATGCGGGATCAGCAATTGATGCCTCTGGCGCAAATGGCCACTTTGTTCGGTTTGGAAGGGCAGGGAGGACAATGGGGCAGTATCATGGCAGTGAATACCATGTTGGCTTTGCCCGTGATCGCGTTGTATCTCTTTTTTCAACGCTACTTTATTGAGAGTGTCGGAAGTTCCGGTATGAAGGGATAA
- a CDS encoding (Fe-S)-binding protein: protein MKPVGEKPIDRESWAQVGEYLRKTLDQDELTHCMRCGFCLPACPTYRETGLEQASPRGRLALMKAVADGMMEPDKAFADQMNLCLGCRACETACPAGVQYGRVLEQARAGIALREPSSRIVRGLRKLFFEHLFPYQHRLRTLGWWLALYQRWGVGWLVQRSGLMRLFPEHIREMEAVMPLASSKGVREQLGEIIRPEGTPKGRVGLFRGCIMDVLFTETNCNTARLLVKAGYEVVIPDKQRCCGALHAHAGEVETAKRLACDNIGAFREAKVDWIVSNAGGCGAMLVEYAHHFQGDVRMEEDARWFSERVRDISQLVADVIDDLPLKRLQRRVTYQDSCHLRNGMHVTQPRNILRRIPGITYVELFESDRCCGSAGIYNLTQPEMSKQILDEKMTHVKNTEADILVTSNPGCLLQMKWGIRRAGLEQRMHAVHLVDLLMEAVE, encoded by the coding sequence GTGAAACCGGTGGGGGAGAAACCAATCGATCGGGAATCGTGGGCACAGGTGGGCGAATATTTGCGAAAGACATTGGATCAGGATGAGTTGACCCATTGCATGCGCTGTGGATTTTGCTTGCCGGCCTGTCCGACATATCGGGAAACAGGATTGGAACAGGCTTCTCCACGCGGCCGCCTCGCCTTGATGAAAGCGGTGGCAGATGGGATGATGGAACCGGATAAGGCATTTGCCGACCAGATGAATTTGTGTCTGGGCTGCCGGGCTTGTGAGACCGCGTGCCCGGCGGGAGTACAGTACGGCCGCGTTCTGGAACAGGCACGAGCCGGCATCGCTCTTCGCGAGCCGTCGTCCCGGATCGTCCGGGGATTGCGGAAGCTGTTTTTCGAGCACCTTTTTCCTTATCAGCATCGACTCCGCACGCTCGGTTGGTGGTTGGCCCTCTACCAGCGTTGGGGAGTTGGGTGGTTGGTACAGCGAAGCGGGTTGATGCGTTTGTTCCCGGAGCACATTCGGGAGATGGAAGCCGTGATGCCGCTTGCATCGTCCAAAGGGGTTCGCGAGCAGTTGGGAGAAATCATCCGACCTGAAGGGACGCCGAAGGGGAGGGTAGGACTGTTCCGCGGTTGTATCATGGATGTGCTTTTTACGGAAACCAATTGCAATACGGCCCGGTTACTGGTCAAGGCGGGTTACGAAGTGGTCATCCCTGATAAACAGCGGTGTTGCGGAGCATTGCATGCCCATGCCGGAGAAGTCGAAACGGCCAAACGATTGGCTTGCGATAACATTGGGGCTTTCCGGGAAGCGAAAGTGGATTGGATCGTCTCCAACGCAGGCGGCTGCGGAGCCATGCTGGTGGAATACGCCCATCATTTTCAGGGGGACGTGCGGATGGAGGAGGATGCCCGATGGTTCTCCGAACGGGTGCGTGACATCAGCCAACTCGTCGCGGATGTGATCGATGATCTCCCGTTGAAGCGATTGCAACGTCGGGTGACCTATCAGGATTCCTGTCACTTGCGAAACGGGATGCATGTCACCCAACCCCGGAATATATTGCGCCGGATACCGGGGATAACGTATGTGGAACTGTTCGAATCGGACCGCTGTTGCGGGTCGGCCGGTATTTATAACCTGACCCAGCCGGAGATGTCAAAACAAATCTTGGACGAAAAAATGACCCATGTCAAAAACACGGAGGCCGATATTCTCGTCACCTCCAATCCGGGATGCCTCCTGCAAATGAAATGGGGAATCCGCCGGGCGGGTCTGGAACAACGCATGCACGCTGTCCATCTGGTGGATTTACTCATGGAGGCGGTGGAATGA
- a CDS encoding ABC transporter substrate-binding protein: MKRVGIVVMALMLMLLQVGCTSGAVDNGKVELTYWPAANPVEVQFAKEVVKEWNAKHPNIQVKMQPLPASRSTEEVLLTSIAGGTTPDVCSNINPGAIGQFVEAGGLLPIDSIDGAMEEILKRTPKETVEAFKSKDGHLYQVPWKGNPIMILYNKQHFREVGLNPDKPGLDTYSKFLAAARKLTRDTNGDGKPDIWAIAPNVEQTWWQRFFDFYPWYLAATEGKTLLKNGKADFNNPKGLQVMQFFRTLFQQKIAPQSTFKENLFVQGKVSMVITGPWALADIEKQAPKMEVGVMSIPVPDNMAGKLRITYGDPKNIAIFRSTQHPKEAWEFTKFLISKQNDVKFLKMTQQIPFRKDLAEDPSVQQYLGQKPVLDSFVRQAPYTRAIDDSDKITDVFDALSLEYQQAAVMGKKDPRKALSDAERKVNEILQRSR, from the coding sequence GTGAAGCGCGTAGGAATCGTCGTGATGGCATTGATGTTGATGCTGTTGCAGGTCGGGTGCACTTCCGGTGCAGTCGACAACGGCAAAGTGGAACTAACGTACTGGCCGGCTGCCAACCCGGTGGAAGTACAATTCGCCAAAGAAGTGGTGAAAGAGTGGAATGCCAAACACCCCAATATTCAGGTCAAAATGCAACCACTTCCGGCCAGCCGGTCTACGGAAGAAGTGTTGCTGACCTCGATCGCGGGAGGAACGACACCGGATGTGTGCTCCAACATCAATCCGGGTGCCATCGGACAATTTGTGGAAGCAGGGGGATTACTGCCGATCGACAGCATTGACGGGGCGATGGAGGAGATTTTGAAGCGGACTCCCAAAGAAACCGTGGAAGCGTTCAAATCCAAGGACGGTCATTTGTATCAAGTTCCTTGGAAAGGCAACCCGATCATGATCCTGTACAATAAACAACATTTTCGCGAAGTCGGTCTGAATCCCGACAAACCGGGTTTGGACACCTACTCCAAGTTCCTCGCGGCTGCCCGCAAGCTGACGCGCGATACGAACGGAGACGGCAAACCTGATATTTGGGCGATCGCTCCCAACGTGGAACAAACTTGGTGGCAGCGGTTCTTTGACTTTTATCCCTGGTATTTGGCCGCAACAGAAGGGAAAACACTCTTGAAAAATGGAAAGGCCGATTTCAACAACCCGAAAGGATTGCAAGTGATGCAATTCTTCCGCACGCTTTTCCAACAAAAAATCGCGCCGCAATCCACCTTCAAAGAAAATCTGTTTGTTCAAGGAAAAGTTTCGATGGTGATTACCGGACCGTGGGCGCTGGCCGATATTGAAAAGCAGGCACCGAAAATGGAAGTAGGGGTCATGTCCATTCCTGTTCCCGACAACATGGCGGGGAAATTGCGCATCACTTACGGGGATCCGAAGAATATTGCCATTTTCCGCTCGACCCAGCATCCGAAAGAGGCTTGGGAGTTCACCAAATTTTTGATCAGTAAACAGAATGACGTCAAGTTTTTGAAAATGACGCAGCAAATTCCGTTCCGCAAGGACCTGGCCGAAGATCCTTCCGTTCAACAGTACCTGGGTCAAAAGCCCGTTCTTGACTCGTTTGTCCGACAAGCCCCGTACACGCGGGCGATTGACGATTCGGACAAAATCACCGATGTGTTTGACGCTTTGTCATTGGAATACCAGCAAGCGGCTGTCATGGGGAAAAAAGATCCCCGGAAAGCATTGTCCGATGCGGAAAGAAAGGTGAACGAAATCCTGCAACGATCCCGATAA